A genomic segment from Thermodesulfobacteriota bacterium encodes:
- a CDS encoding nitroreductase family protein, with translation MGAVMEAIKNRRSIRKYEEKDVPEAVVKELLEAVQWSQSWANTQCWEVIVVRGQQIKDQLSEAVLKGNPAQKAVSAAPVVLVLCAKLKSSGYYKDVVTTKFGDWFMFDIGIAAQNICLQAQDMGLGAVVMGLFDHNKIQEILGVPGGYEVVTMIPLGYPAKPASAPKRREIAEFTHYERF, from the coding sequence ATGGGCGCTGTCATGGAAGCCATTAAGAACAGAAGAAGTATCAGAAAATACGAAGAGAAGGATGTTCCGGAGGCGGTCGTTAAGGAGTTGCTGGAGGCCGTGCAATGGTCCCAATCCTGGGCCAACACCCAGTGCTGGGAAGTGATCGTGGTCCGGGGACAGCAGATCAAGGACCAGCTCAGCGAAGCGGTCCTGAAGGGAAATCCGGCCCAGAAAGCCGTGTCCGCGGCGCCGGTGGTACTGGTGCTTTGCGCCAAACTGAAGAGTTCCGGATACTACAAAGATGTGGTCACCACCAAGTTCGGCGACTGGTTCATGTTTGACATCGGCATTGCCGCCCAGAACATCTGCCTTCAGGCCCAGGACATGGGTTTAGGCGCGGTGGTCATGGGTCTGTTTGATCATAACAAGATTCAGGAAATTCTCGGCGTTCCGGGAGGATATGAAGTGGTGACCATGATTCCTTTAGGCTATCCGGCCAAACCGGCCAGCGCGCCCAAACGCCGGGAAATAGCCGAATTCACCCATTATGAGCGGTTTTAG
- a CDS encoding enoyl-CoA hydratase/isomerase family protein: MDKVTYSLENEVAIIAMNSGENRFNNDFLDAFLSTMDAVENRTDARTLIVTSSHEKIFSNGIDLDWLSGFINAGRIDEVKKFLYKQNEMFKRLVTSPLITIAALSGHAFAGGAILACAFDFRLMRSDRGFFCFPEVDLGIPFLPGMLELLKSAIPLYKMDEMQYLGSRLTAQECEAHHIITKACPRDELMKEAVAFAKKFNKDRKTVGEMKRRMNRHIVRAIEVEDVEYIERGRLV, encoded by the coding sequence ATGGACAAAGTCACGTATTCCCTGGAAAACGAGGTGGCCATCATCGCTATGAACAGCGGAGAGAACCGCTTCAACAATGATTTTCTGGACGCTTTCCTGTCCACCATGGATGCCGTTGAGAACCGGACCGACGCCCGCACCCTGATTGTCACCTCCTCACATGAAAAAATCTTTTCCAACGGCATCGACCTGGACTGGCTGTCCGGGTTCATCAATGCCGGAAGAATCGACGAGGTAAAAAAGTTCTTGTATAAGCAGAACGAAATGTTCAAGCGGCTGGTCACATCGCCGCTGATCACCATCGCCGCCCTCTCCGGCCATGCCTTTGCCGGCGGCGCTATCCTGGCCTGCGCTTTTGATTTCCGGCTGATGCGCTCGGACCGGGGCTTTTTCTGCTTTCCGGAAGTGGACCTGGGCATTCCCTTCCTGCCCGGCATGCTGGAGCTTCTAAAATCGGCCATTCCGCTTTATAAAATGGACGAGATGCAATACCTTGGCTCCCGCCTGACCGCCCAGGAGTGCGAAGCGCATCATATTATTACCAAGGCCTGTCCGCGCGATGAACTGATGAAGGAAGCCGTGGCGTTTGCCAAAAAATTCAACAAGGACAGAAAAACCGTGGGCGAAATGAAACGCCGCATGAACCGGCACATCGTCCGGGCCATCGAAGTGGAAGACGTGGAATATATTGAAAGAGGCCGTCTGGTATAA
- a CDS encoding O-acetyl-ADP-ribose deacetylase: MTDNLLSKVEIWQGDITTLAVDAIVNAANKSLLGGGGVDGAIHRAAGPGLLEECRALGGCPTGEARITGGYNLPARYIIHTVGPVYNRNNPEVPRLLASCYENSLKLAAEHQLSSVAFPAISCGVYGYPVEEACRIAITTICKSLKTKPGIKKVVLVVFSNDNLLLYQNVINEST, from the coding sequence ATGACAGACAACCTGTTGAGCAAAGTGGAGATCTGGCAGGGGGACATCACCACCCTGGCCGTGGATGCCATTGTCAACGCGGCCAACAAGAGCCTGCTGGGCGGCGGCGGGGTGGACGGGGCCATTCACCGGGCGGCGGGACCGGGCCTCCTGGAGGAGTGCCGCGCTCTGGGCGGTTGCCCCACAGGAGAAGCCCGCATCACCGGCGGATACAATCTTCCCGCCCGGTATATCATTCATACGGTGGGGCCGGTGTACAACCGGAATAACCCGGAAGTTCCCCGATTGCTGGCCTCCTGCTACGAAAACAGCCTGAAACTGGCGGCGGAACATCAGTTATCCTCAGTGGCTTTTCCCGCCATCAGCTGCGGTGTGTACGGCTATCCGGTGGAAGAGGCCTGCCGGATAGCGATAACGACCATATGTAAATCGCTGAAAACAAAACCGGGAATTAAAAAAGTTGTGCTGGTGGTCTTCTCAAATGACAATCTCCTATTATATCAAAATGTTATCAATGAATCGACATGA